From the Glandiceps talaboti chromosome 12, keGlaTala1.1, whole genome shotgun sequence genome, one window contains:
- the LOC144443586 gene encoding uncharacterized protein LOC144443586 yields MKLSCFFGFLVIVQLVSLATPSPIHGNRQTSNSGGVNRKRREVKVSIDVEGSGVEYKIGSDWPLDGQIDQLNMNIAELGSGDIQTAEAGNIGLLVQGDAASDTRDNRPSSRDRSEGIDNVSRGVPDDIRQRINNIKNNGMGSGDDGDETEMVTEPNNANDIETGSGGLCPNCIGQSLEDGETQSRKRRSDDPNNDYDNNDIGSGMQSLNDGSGDLPTFNQIDRILNELISNIEAAPPTAIDGINEPLLGEGNLLPMEM; encoded by the coding sequence ATGAAGTTAAGTTGTTTCTTCGGTTTCTTGGTTATCGTTCAATTGGTTTCCTTGGCAACACCATCACCGATTCATGGTAACAGGCAGACATCGAATAGCGGGGGAGTAAATAGGAAAAGACGCGAAGTTAAAGTTAGCATAGATGTTGAAGGATCTGGAGTTGAGTACAAAATCGGCAGCGATTGGCCGTTAGACGGACAGATCGATCAACTGAATATGAACATTGCCGAACTTGGTAGTGGAGACATACAGACAGCTGAAGCCGGGAATATTGGTCTCTTAGTTCAAGGTGACGCCGCATCGGACACACGTGACAACAGACCGAGTTCACGTGATAGATCTGAAGGTATAGACAATGTTAGTAGAGGTGTCCCGGATGACATCAGACAAAGAATTAACAATATTAAGAATAACGGTATGGGTTCGGGTGACGACGGCGACGAGACGGAGATGGTTACAGAGCCAAACAACGCGAACGATATTGAAACTGGCAGTGGAGGCCTTTGTCCAAATTGCATTGGACAAAGTTTAGAAGATGGAGAAACGCAGTCCAGGAAAAGACGTTCAGATGATCCAAATAACGACTATGATAATAATGACATTGGCAGTGGTATGCAATCTCTAAATGATGGGAGTGGTGATTTACCTACTTTCAACCAGATCGATCGTATACTCAACGAGCTGATCAGTAACATAGAggcagcgccaccaacggccaTTGATGGGATTAACGAACCTTTGCTTGGAGAGGGGAACTTGTTACCAATGGAGATGTAA
- the LOC144443631 gene encoding kelch-like protein 26 — protein sequence MAHRDNNVNSASWNSLEELKMPPTRTSITPMDSQPGHVLHRMAEMWRKKQLNDVILAVGKHRFGAHKLVLAACSNYFRRIFADKCEPDMDQFIYNLHGISHRALDVLLQSMYTATLDVDGNMLEELLRASHYLEVTFALRVCCEYMKNELSPESCLKTMALVSNFDLDEIQEATLEMAARHFQTVSRLEDFLQLPQESLRILLSRDDVVVDSETQVFEALVRWLEYDRRQRMVNAVGLLQCVRLPMIKPCDIVDKVEPVTFLTRVPECEDLIKEALHYHCLPLRQSILQSPRTIPRSTIKLSTIVVLGGHPRLSKDNVSDTAMYYNPSIDEWRQFTKMKSPLHHHAVAVLGGFLYVAGGRHTTNVSESPTNTAYRYDPRTDLWIEIASMKSQRESFQLGVLDGMLYAVGGRIDDNVSLADVERYNPFTDQWDNVAPLSDARRSIAVAAHNGRLYAMGGSGNRRVSSKVERYNPRKNKWETKRPLPTSRFFAHLVSMGTKLYLIGGATIDKSGNLQCVSNVDRYDTTTDTWTRLTSMLVPRAEAACTVHDGKIYILGGYSWDSNSWLDSTECYDVQSNEWAVRTPFPKKYTGMACCVLILHKLP from the exons ATGGCACACAGGGACAACAATGTGAATTCAGCGAGTTGGAACTCTCTTGAAGAATTGAAGATGCCACCAACAAGAACCTCAATAACGCCTATGGATTCTCAACCAGGCCACGTTTTACACCGAATGGCCGAAATGTGGCGAAAGAAACAACTAAATGATGTCATCTTAGCCGTTGGTAAACATCGCTTTGGTGCTCACAAGTTAGTTCTTGCAGCGTGTAGTAACTATTTTCGACGGATCTTTGCTGATAAATGTGAGCCAGACATGGACCAATTTATATACAACTTGCATGGTATAAGTCACCGCGCACTTGACGTACTCCTGCAATCTATGTATACGGCTACTTTAGACGTAGATGGAAATATGTTAGAAGAACTGTTGAGGGCGTCCCATTACCTTGAAGTGACTTTCGCTTTACGTGTATGTTGTGAATATATGAAAAATGAATTGAGTCCCGAGTCGTGTTTGAAAACTATGGCATTGGTTAGTAATTTTGACTTAGACGAAATACAAGAGGCAACACTAGAAATGGCAGCCCGTCATTTTCAAACTGTTTCCAGACTTGAAGACTTTTTACAACTCCCACAAGAATCGTTGAGGATTCTGTTGTCGAGAGATGATGTTGTTGTCGACTCCGAGACACAGGTATTTGAAGCTCTTGTAAGATGGTTGGAGTACGATCGGAGACAGAGAATGGTAAACGCCGTTGGTTTACTGCAATGCGTTCGTCTACCAATGATTAAACCGTGTGATATTGTTGACAAGGTGGAACCTGTTACATTCCTAACCAGAGTTCCGGAATGTGAAGATCTAATTAAAGAAGCTCTTCACTACCATTGCTTACCTCTTCGTCAAAGTATTCTTCAGTCCCCTCGTACAATTCCTAGGTCTACCATCAAGTTGTCAACAATTGTAGTTTTAGGTGGTCATCCACGGCTATCCAAAGACAATGTAAGTGACACAGCTATGTACTACAATCCTAGCATCGACGAATGGAGACAATTTACGAAGATGAAATCCCCACTACACCACCACGCAG ttgCTGTGTTGGGTGGATTTTTATACGTAGCTGGTGGCAGACACACGACGAATGTGTCCGAGAGTCCTACGAATACAGCATATCGATATGACCCTAGAACTGATCTGTGGATTGAAATAGCTAGTATGAAAAGTCAAAGAGAAAGTTTTCAGCTTGGAGTGTTGGATGGCATGTTATATGCCGTGG GGGGCAGAATAGATGACAATGTTTCATTGGCTGATGTAGAGAGATATAACCCCTTCACGGACCAATGGGATAACGTAGCACCCTTGTCTGATGCTAGACGAAGCATCGCCGTCGCAGCTCACAACGGGCGACTTTATGCAATGGGAGGCTCGG GAAATCGTCGCGTCTCCAGTAAAGTGGAGAGATATAACCCTAGGAAGAATAAGTGGGAAACAAAACGACCATTACCAACATCAAGATTTTTTGCACATTTAGTTTCCATGGGAACGAAGCTGTATCTCATTGGTGGAGCCACAATTGATAAATCGGGCAACTTACAGTGTGTAAGTAACGTTGATAGGTATGACACAACAACGGATACATGGACTCGTCTTACATCGATGCTTGTACCACGTGCCGAGGCAGCCTGCACTGTGCATGATGggaaaatttacattttggGAGGATACAGCTGGGATTCGAACTCATGGCTGGATTCAACGGAATGTTACGATGTTCAGTCAAATGAGTGGGCTGTGAGGACGCCATTCCCGAAAAAATACACAGGAATGGCGTGTTGTGTATTGATTCTTCACAAATTACCGTAA